The window TCATAATACGCCTTCAATTGGCTAAATGCCGCATCTTCAATGGATAGTAAATACAACACAGGAAGCGTTCGTTTCTTTCCAATCAAATCGTTTTTCACATCAAACCGAATTAGATCTCTCATATCATTTTGAATTTGATGAATAAGGCCAATACAGTCAGCTAATTGATGAAGCTGTTCAATGGTTTCCTCCGAGCACGCTAAAGAGGAATAGCCCATGAAACAGGCAAACCGGAATAAGGAACCTGATTTCTCTTGCGTCATCATCAAATAGTCATCTACCGTTGATATCGCATTGGTTATATCTTTTTGTTGGCCATTAATCGATCTCGAAATGATTTTACTTACCTCGACTAGCATCTTATCTTTGACCTGCAAGTGCCCTAATTCACCTATAAATCCCATGAAAAGCGCCATAACAGCATTCAACGTAATGGCTTGTGGGCATTGCATCCATGGCTTAGTCCCTTGATCTTGATCCTGCAAATCATCCATAATATCCAAGGTTAGAATGACCAGTTCCGTCACCGCAGCAATGCGATGAATGTGAGGCGAATCTCCTCCTAACATCTTGTGCGCGCAAATCGTGATCTTAGACCATGTACAGTTTTCCTTTTCTTTATCGTCAATAAAAGATTTAAGATGAGCATTTAAATCTTCTACATAAATATAGTCATCAATAACACGGTGCATATGTTCCTTGATGTCCTGCATCGTTTCCTCCCTGAGTTTATGTGTAATATTTGCTTTTAATAAACTTTTCTAATGCTTCCGTTCTTGATTTGGCGCCCCATTTGTCATAAATCTTGCGTAAATAATTATCGACGGTTCGCTTACTCATAAAGATCCGTTCCGCAATTTGTTCGTGAGTCGCCCCCTTAACCAACATGTTCATCATGAGTACTTCTTCCTCTAGTAGCACACAGTCATCCTTCGTATATTCCCCACTTAATTGCATCTGATGAAAGAATGATAACGGCAGCATCGTATGGCCATCCAACATACAATTCACCATATTTTTAATCGTTCGTTCACTCGACTCCTTCGATAGAACGCCGCTTACTTTGATTTCGATTAGTTTATTCAAGATGCCAGACACATCGATTCCCGTAAAAATAACAATATGCATATTCGGATATATGTCCTTTAACTGGGCAGCGACTTCTGTGCCGGATTGATCAGGAAGTTGATAATCTAGAAATACGAGACCCGGCTGATGCAGCTCCACTTGTTCCAAGCATTGCTTGGCATTAGAGACAACGCCGATAACTTCAATACCATCTATCTCTTCTAACAAAGATTTGGTCGCACGTGCAAATAAAGGATGGTCGTCTACAACTAATGTCTTAACGACTTCAATCATGCAGAAATCATCTCCTCGGTGGGTATCGTGATGATAAACTTCGTTCCACTTCCTTTTTGCGTGTTGAGCTCAAAGCGTCCACCCACGTGCAAGAC is drawn from Paenibacillus sp. V4I7 and contains these coding sequences:
- a CDS encoding polyprenyl synthetase family protein, coding for MQDIKEHMHRVIDDYIYVEDLNAHLKSFIDDKEKENCTWSKITICAHKMLGGDSPHIHRIAAVTELVILTLDIMDDLQDQDQGTKPWMQCPQAITLNAVMALFMGFIGELGHLQVKDKMLVEVSKIISRSINGQQKDITNAISTVDDYLMMTQEKSGSLFRFACFMGYSSLACSEETIEQLHQLADCIGLIHQIQNDMRDLIRFDVKNDLIGKKRTLPVLYLLSIEDAAFSQLKAYYDGEITADFLLEEKDDFLQMIHDSGCMEYARIVQSVCIQKAEEIYENLQAISPWKERFKQITYENFLDAD
- a CDS encoding response regulator transcription factor produces the protein MIEVVKTLVVDDHPLFARATKSLLEEIDGIEVIGVVSNAKQCLEQVELHQPGLVFLDYQLPDQSGTEVAAQLKDIYPNMHIVIFTGIDVSGILNKLIEIKVSGVLSKESSERTIKNMVNCMLDGHTMLPLSFFHQMQLSGEYTKDDCVLLEEEVLMMNMLVKGATHEQIAERIFMSKRTVDNYLRKIYDKWGAKSRTEALEKFIKSKYYT